In the genome of Pseudomonas sp. P5_109, one region contains:
- a CDS encoding N-acyl homoserine lactonase family protein: protein MSTPVYEVFAIRVGANAQRTARENFLYDACCGDPNAPMPLDYYFWVIRNEQQVIVVDTCFQPATADRRNRQMYRLPEESLRQLDIDPARVEHLILTHLHWDHAGNLGLFPTATVHLQEAELRFCTGPKMVHRTVNKTYEVEDVMSALPPLFEGRMRLHNGVVEVVPGVTLHPVGGHTPGSQVVRVSTARGWIVLASDAAHLWVNIRERSPFPILDDLAQTLEAFTEIDRLADSEDHVIPGHDPLIAERFPHWNDDPHIICLHQSPI, encoded by the coding sequence GTACGAAGTGTTCGCTATTCGAGTCGGTGCAAACGCCCAGCGCACCGCCAGGGAGAATTTTCTCTACGACGCCTGCTGCGGTGATCCGAATGCGCCGATGCCACTGGACTACTACTTCTGGGTCATCCGCAACGAGCAACAGGTAATTGTGGTCGACACCTGTTTCCAGCCGGCCACGGCGGACCGACGCAATCGCCAGATGTACCGCTTGCCGGAAGAATCCCTGCGGCAACTGGACATCGATCCGGCCCGGGTCGAGCACCTGATCCTTACCCATTTGCACTGGGATCATGCCGGCAACCTCGGGCTGTTCCCGACGGCGACGGTGCATTTGCAGGAAGCGGAACTGCGCTTTTGCACCGGGCCGAAAATGGTCCATCGTACGGTGAACAAAACGTATGAAGTCGAGGACGTGATGTCGGCGCTGCCGCCGCTGTTCGAAGGGCGGATGCGGTTGCACAACGGCGTCGTCGAGGTGGTTCCAGGCGTAACCCTGCACCCGGTGGGCGGGCATACGCCCGGCAGCCAGGTCGTGCGGGTGAGTACCGCACGCGGCTGGATTGTGCTGGCCTCGGATGCCGCGCACCTGTGGGTCAACATTCGTGAGCGCAGCCCGTTTCCGATTCTCGATGACCTGGCGCAAACCCTCGAAGCCTTCACCGAGATCGACCGCCTGGCCGACAGCGAAGACCACGTCATCCCCGGCCACGACCCACTGATCGCCGAGCGTTTCCCGCACTGGAATGATGACCCGCATATCATTTGCCTGCACCAATCACCAATCTGA
- a CDS encoding PLP-dependent aminotransferase family protein produces MNTTPLYRQLANHYLDAIRSGTLKTGERLPSIRLMMEKHAVSLSTAVQVCRELEDYGVLEARPRSGNYIRQPDSAPKPAPAFAPALDSSIYVGIHEQVCAVLKASQRATIKVNFASAYCAPELYPLKTLQDSMIKSLRYDANLLGAAGSTCGNSALRNILARRALASKTHLAPERIVITNGASEAINLALRAVTRPGDTVAVESPTFYGLLQILESLNLRALEVPASAHTGLNLAALQLLLQGPERVKALIVIPNLQNPLGSIMTDANKARLVKLCAEHNTVLIEDDTYGDLVDSEQPLSTLKHWDRTDNVIYCASLNKTLAPGIRLGWISGGKWHDRVEMLKHTQSRGCEVLSQLAVSEFIRTPSYERYLRRLRKTLTVQREQMSAAISRYFPIGTSVTHPQGGTLLWVELPRRHSSMMLFQEALKVGIQISPGDIFSNAHRFDHFVRIGCGAPYSPRIDEALATLGRILKNQG; encoded by the coding sequence ATGAACACGACTCCCTTGTATCGCCAACTGGCCAACCACTATCTGGACGCGATCCGCAGCGGCACCCTGAAAACCGGTGAACGCTTGCCCTCGATCCGCTTGATGATGGAAAAACACGCCGTCAGCCTGTCGACCGCCGTGCAGGTGTGCCGGGAACTGGAGGACTACGGTGTGCTGGAAGCCCGGCCGCGCTCCGGCAACTACATTCGCCAGCCCGACTCCGCGCCCAAACCCGCCCCGGCCTTCGCGCCAGCGCTGGATTCCAGTATCTATGTCGGTATTCATGAACAGGTCTGCGCGGTGCTCAAGGCCAGTCAGCGCGCGACGATCAAGGTCAATTTCGCCAGCGCCTACTGCGCGCCAGAGCTGTACCCGCTGAAGACCTTGCAAGACAGCATGATCAAATCCCTGCGCTACGACGCCAACCTGCTCGGTGCCGCGGGTTCGACCTGCGGCAACAGCGCCTTGCGCAACATCCTTGCCCGGCGGGCTCTGGCCAGCAAGACCCACCTGGCCCCCGAGCGGATCGTGATCACCAACGGCGCCAGCGAAGCGATCAACCTGGCCTTGCGTGCGGTCACCCGTCCTGGCGACACCGTGGCCGTGGAGTCGCCGACGTTCTACGGTTTGCTGCAAATTCTCGAAAGCCTGAACCTGCGCGCGCTGGAAGTCCCGGCCTCGGCCCACACCGGGCTCAATCTGGCAGCCCTGCAACTGCTGCTGCAGGGCCCCGAACGGGTCAAGGCATTGATCGTCATTCCCAACCTGCAAAACCCGCTGGGCAGCATCATGACCGACGCCAACAAGGCTCGGCTGGTGAAACTGTGCGCCGAGCACAACACCGTGCTGATCGAGGACGACACCTACGGCGACCTGGTGGACAGCGAGCAGCCGCTGTCCACGCTCAAACATTGGGACCGCACCGACAACGTGATCTATTGCGCCTCGCTGAACAAAACCCTGGCACCGGGCATCCGCCTGGGCTGGATCAGTGGCGGCAAATGGCACGACCGCGTGGAGATGCTCAAGCATACGCAGTCGCGGGGGTGTGAGGTGCTATCGCAATTGGCGGTCAGCGAATTCATCCGCACACCGTCCTACGAACGTTACCTGCGGCGGTTGAGGAAAACCCTGACGGTGCAACGCGAGCAGATGAGTGCAGCGATCAGCCGTTATTTCCCCATCGGCACCAGCGTGACCCATCCGCAAGGCGGCACGCTGTTGTGGGTGGAACTGCCTCGCCGGCATTCATCGATGATGCTTTTTCAGGAAGCGCTGAAGGTCGGCATCCAGATTTCGCCTGGGGATATCTTTTCCAACGCCCATCGCTTCGATCACTTTGTACGCATTGGCTGTGGCGCGCCGTATTCGCCACGGATTGATGAGGCTTTGGCGACTTTGGGGCGCATTCTCAAGAATCAGGGCTAA
- a CDS encoding ABC transporter permease, with protein sequence MNTHRTSLSTRLLAVIAMAFMLFPLLTVIPVSFTSKRFLSMPEGNWSLRHYEALVSNPDWFHAISQSLTIAFATSIIATLLAASFSLGIWYMRSKWATALIGLVLLPMAIPPVISALVLYFMETKLGRFAPGMGYDTLTGVVIAHVIMVVPYGVVTMLVALSNIDRRIELASRNLGASLMQTTFMVILPNLKLGLASTALLGFALSWEEVAVTLFITSVNVDTLPKRIWSGLRDNVDPSVAAISVLLISLTLLVLIGRLVVQHLADKRAQKLQHS encoded by the coding sequence ATGAATACCCATCGCACAAGCCTGAGTACCCGGCTGCTGGCCGTGATCGCCATGGCCTTCATGCTGTTCCCGCTGCTGACAGTCATTCCGGTGTCGTTCACCAGCAAACGCTTCCTGTCGATGCCCGAAGGCAACTGGTCGCTGCGTCACTACGAGGCGCTGGTCAGCAACCCGGACTGGTTCCATGCGATCAGCCAGAGCCTGACCATCGCCTTCGCCACCAGCATCATCGCCACTTTGCTCGCGGCGAGTTTCAGCCTCGGCATCTGGTACATGCGCTCCAAATGGGCCACCGCGCTGATCGGCCTGGTGCTGTTGCCGATGGCGATTCCGCCGGTGATTTCCGCGCTGGTGCTGTACTTCATGGAAACCAAGCTCGGCCGCTTCGCGCCGGGCATGGGCTACGACACCCTGACCGGCGTGGTGATTGCCCACGTGATCATGGTGGTGCCGTATGGCGTGGTGACCATGCTGGTGGCGTTGAGCAACATCGACCGGCGCATCGAACTGGCCTCGCGCAACCTCGGCGCCAGCCTGATGCAGACCACCTTCATGGTGATATTGCCGAACCTGAAACTGGGCCTGGCCTCCACCGCCCTGCTGGGTTTCGCCCTGTCCTGGGAAGAGGTGGCGGTGACGCTGTTCATCACCAGCGTCAACGTCGACACCCTGCCCAAGCGCATCTGGAGCGGCTTGCGCGATAACGTCGACCCGAGTGTCGCGGCGATTTCGGTGTTGTTGATCAGCCTGACCTTGCTGGTGCTGATCGGCAGGCTGGTGGTGCAGCATCTGGCGGACAAGCGTGCGCAGAAATTGCAGCATTCCTGA
- a CDS encoding ABC transporter permease — protein sequence MTTTLTSTLTAPKPRFSSPGLERGLLLFPLPVLLLVFYVLPFLGVVGWSFSLPTPGIEQYQRIATDPAIHEMLWRTLRLCLTVSGLALVIGYLLAYCWVFSPPFWQRVVEICIFIPFWISVLVRAFGWLIALRSNGVLNNGLMGMGLIDQPLQLSRNEIGVVIGMLHVMIPYAVFPLLSTMRQLDQRVLMASRGLGAGALRTFWQVLLPQTLPGILGAFIMVFVFCLGFFITPVLLGGGQTVMIAEYVFLQMFQTSNWGLGAALSVVLLALVSALIWVLLKMTRVNRLVG from the coding sequence ATGACTACCACCCTGACCTCAACCCTGACCGCCCCCAAGCCCCGCTTCAGTTCGCCGGGCCTGGAGCGCGGCTTGCTGTTGTTCCCGCTGCCGGTGTTGCTGCTGGTGTTCTACGTGTTGCCATTTCTCGGCGTGGTCGGCTGGAGCTTCTCGCTGCCGACGCCGGGCATCGAGCAGTACCAGCGCATCGCCACGGACCCGGCCATCCACGAGATGCTCTGGCGCACCTTGCGCCTGTGCCTGACCGTCAGTGGCCTGGCCTTGGTGATCGGTTATCTGCTGGCCTACTGCTGGGTGTTCAGCCCGCCGTTCTGGCAGCGGGTGGTGGAGATCTGCATCTTCATCCCGTTCTGGATTTCCGTGTTGGTGCGCGCCTTCGGCTGGCTGATCGCCCTGCGCAGCAACGGTGTGCTCAACAACGGGCTGATGGGCATGGGCCTGATCGATCAGCCGCTGCAACTGAGCCGCAACGAGATTGGCGTGGTCATCGGCATGCTCCACGTCATGATCCCGTACGCGGTGTTCCCGCTGCTGTCGACCATGCGTCAACTCGATCAGCGTGTGCTCATGGCGTCTCGCGGTTTGGGTGCCGGCGCCTTGCGCACCTTCTGGCAAGTGCTGTTGCCGCAGACCCTGCCGGGGATTCTCGGCGCGTTCATCATGGTCTTCGTGTTCTGCCTGGGCTTCTTCATCACCCCGGTACTGTTGGGTGGCGGGCAAACGGTGATGATCGCCGAATACGTGTTCCTGCAAATGTTCCAGACCAGCAACTGGGGCCTGGGGGCGGCACTGAGCGTGGTGTTGCTGGCCTTGGTCAGCGCGCTGATCTGGGTGTTGTTGAAAATGACCCGCGTGAACCGACTGGTAGGCTGA
- a CDS encoding ABC transporter substrate-binding protein, whose translation MRQDHQQDCIEVLIEKARDGQINRRTFIQAMGLLAAVPLALRSGISWSADKPLVVVNWGGDALNAFRSAWTDTFTKNTGIQVRIDGAGPTEGAIRSQLASGQPSWDVVDVESYSAIVLGREKILQPLDYNTIKRDQVAPALSSDFGIASYQFSYVMAWDSEKFGENGPKTWADFWDVKKFPGKRTLYKWMNGMLEAALLADGVPADQLYPLDVPRAMKKIDEIKPHVLSFWSSGAESQQLMVDGEVSVGAIWHTRAKLLSEDTDNRVRWSFDNGFINSSSWAVLNGNPGGTQPTMQFIQQALQPDGQLKLFELLGNGPSNSATEKLMSAKQLEANCASEENLKKQIALNAQWYADNYSKALEEYLTRLSK comes from the coding sequence ATGCGCCAGGATCACCAACAAGACTGCATCGAAGTGCTTATCGAAAAGGCCCGTGACGGTCAGATCAACCGTCGCACCTTCATCCAGGCCATGGGCCTGCTGGCCGCGGTACCACTGGCGCTACGCAGCGGCATCAGTTGGTCGGCGGACAAGCCGCTGGTAGTGGTCAACTGGGGTGGCGATGCCCTGAATGCGTTCCGCTCGGCATGGACCGACACCTTTACCAAGAACACCGGCATCCAGGTGCGCATCGATGGCGCCGGCCCGACCGAGGGCGCGATCCGCTCGCAACTGGCCAGCGGTCAACCGAGCTGGGACGTCGTCGACGTCGAGAGCTACAGCGCCATCGTGCTGGGCCGGGAAAAGATCCTGCAACCGCTGGACTACAACACCATCAAGCGTGATCAAGTAGCCCCGGCGCTCTCCTCCGATTTCGGCATCGCCAGCTACCAGTTCAGCTACGTGATGGCCTGGGACAGCGAAAAATTCGGTGAAAACGGGCCGAAGACCTGGGCCGATTTCTGGGACGTGAAGAAATTCCCCGGCAAACGCACGCTGTACAAGTGGATGAACGGCATGCTCGAAGCGGCGTTGCTGGCCGACGGCGTTCCGGCTGATCAGTTGTACCCGCTGGACGTGCCACGGGCGATGAAAAAAATCGACGAGATCAAGCCCCACGTGCTGTCGTTCTGGAGCTCGGGCGCCGAGAGCCAGCAACTGATGGTCGACGGCGAAGTGTCGGTCGGCGCGATCTGGCACACCCGCGCCAAGCTGCTCAGCGAAGACACCGACAACCGCGTGCGCTGGAGCTTCGACAACGGCTTCATCAACTCAAGCAGCTGGGCGGTGCTCAACGGCAACCCGGGCGGCACCCAGCCAACCATGCAGTTCATCCAGCAAGCGTTGCAGCCTGATGGCCAGCTCAAGCTGTTTGAACTGCTGGGCAACGGACCGTCCAACAGCGCCACGGAAAAGCTCATGTCGGCCAAGCAACTGGAAGCGAACTGCGCCTCGGAAGAAAACCTGAAAAAGCAGATCGCCCTCAACGCCCAGTGGTACGCCGATAACTACTCCAAGGCCCTCGAAGAGTACCTGACGCGGTTGTCCAAGTGA
- a CDS encoding ABC transporter ATP-binding protein, with translation MSSRSAIQLSAQGISQYYGRFAALDNVDLDVRKGEFLTLLGPSGSGKTTLLMILAGFLSPTSGKLMEQGVDIIKRSAEKRNYGMVFQGYALFPHMTVADNVAYPLRIRKVATEERNRRVKHILEVVGLGAHMHKKPSEMSGGQQQRVAIARALVFEPEMLLLDEPLSALDKNLREQLQTELQRIHRQVGTSFVFVTHDQNEALALSSRIAIFNHGKLTQVDTPENIYNRPESRFVAEFLGKMNLFPLDNLTRNGQTASGRCGTSVLHAQAPNALSAAPIVLAVRPEHMELHSDCPTRDGYNVMPAQLTDKVYQGSSTHLALKVGGDTLPINLSVPGNHPGALMQSGAPVWLSWPVQQSFLLQA, from the coding sequence GTGTCCAGCCGTTCAGCGATTCAGCTCAGCGCTCAAGGTATCAGCCAGTATTACGGCCGTTTCGCGGCGCTGGATAACGTCGATCTCGACGTTCGCAAAGGCGAATTTCTTACCCTGCTGGGTCCGTCCGGCTCGGGCAAGACCACCTTGCTGATGATCCTGGCCGGCTTCCTCAGCCCGACGTCGGGCAAGCTGATGGAGCAAGGCGTCGACATCATCAAGCGCTCCGCCGAGAAGCGGAACTACGGCATGGTGTTCCAGGGTTATGCACTGTTCCCGCACATGACCGTGGCCGACAACGTCGCCTATCCGCTGCGCATCCGCAAAGTCGCGACCGAAGAACGCAATCGTCGGGTCAAGCACATCCTTGAAGTGGTCGGCCTCGGCGCGCACATGCACAAGAAGCCATCCGAAATGTCCGGCGGCCAGCAACAGCGCGTGGCGATTGCCCGGGCGCTGGTGTTCGAGCCGGAAATGCTGCTGCTCGACGAGCCGCTGTCGGCGCTGGACAAGAACCTGCGCGAACAACTGCAGACCGAGCTGCAACGCATCCACCGTCAGGTCGGCACCAGTTTCGTCTTCGTCACCCACGACCAGAACGAAGCCCTGGCACTGTCCTCGCGCATCGCGATTTTCAACCACGGCAAGCTGACCCAGGTCGACACCCCGGAAAACATCTACAACCGCCCCGAGAGCCGCTTCGTCGCCGAGTTCCTCGGCAAAATGAACCTGTTCCCGCTGGATAACCTGACCCGCAACGGCCAGACCGCCAGCGGCCGTTGCGGCACCAGCGTATTGCACGCCCAGGCCCCGAACGCACTGAGCGCGGCACCGATCGTGTTGGCCGTGCGCCCCGAGCACATGGAACTGCACAGCGACTGCCCGACTCGCGACGGCTACAACGTGATGCCGGCGCAACTCACCGACAAGGTCTACCAGGGTTCCAGTACCCACCTGGCACTCAAGGTCGGCGGCGATACGCTACCGATCAACCTGTCCGTGCCCGGCAATCACCCGGGCGCGTTGATGCAAAGCGGTGCCCCGGTGTGGCTGAGCTGGCCGGTGCAACAAAGCTTCCTGCTACAGGCCTGA
- a CDS encoding LysR substrate-binding domain-containing protein gives MRFPSMTALRALDAVARTGSVSIAARELNLTRSAISHQISKLEECVGFALTERIGRGIGLTYQGERYAREVHGILLNLLDAGQLIDDQEISGRLCVSCAPGFATYWLCHHIGAFLRQYPQVQLQLISPRTPDDVNNPAVDLFIAYGIGDWPEMNVEEIVALRFFPVCSPRLINALSGLKSPQELSNYPLLHMTDYSDWRVWLTAAGASGVNATSGILFSDAHCAQSACIAGQGIAIGDNLISGDALSKGLLVRPFEITIDLHRGYYLASDPQKAERAVVQAFSNWVKTQLQSSHQTWQDTL, from the coding sequence ATGCGCTTTCCTTCGATGACAGCCCTTCGCGCGCTGGATGCGGTTGCCCGCACAGGCAGCGTGTCGATCGCCGCCCGTGAACTGAACCTGACCCGCAGCGCGATCAGCCACCAGATCAGCAAGCTTGAGGAGTGCGTCGGTTTTGCCCTGACCGAGCGCATTGGCCGGGGCATCGGCCTGACGTATCAGGGCGAGCGTTATGCGCGGGAAGTCCACGGGATTCTGTTGAACCTGCTCGATGCCGGGCAGTTGATCGACGACCAGGAGATTTCCGGACGGCTGTGCGTCAGCTGCGCGCCGGGGTTCGCCACCTATTGGCTGTGCCACCACATCGGCGCCTTCTTGCGGCAGTACCCGCAAGTGCAATTGCAGCTGATCTCCCCGCGCACACCGGACGACGTCAACAACCCCGCCGTCGACCTGTTCATCGCCTACGGGATTGGCGACTGGCCGGAAATGAATGTTGAAGAAATCGTCGCGCTGCGCTTTTTCCCGGTGTGCAGCCCGCGCTTGATCAACGCCTTGAGCGGCCTGAAAAGCCCGCAGGAACTGAGCAACTACCCGTTGCTGCACATGACCGACTATTCGGACTGGCGCGTGTGGCTGACCGCCGCCGGTGCTTCCGGGGTCAACGCGACCAGCGGAATCCTGTTCTCAGACGCGCACTGCGCGCAGTCGGCGTGCATCGCCGGCCAGGGCATCGCCATCGGCGACAACCTGATCAGCGGCGATGCGTTATCCAAGGGTTTGCTGGTGCGGCCGTTCGAGATCACCATCGATCTGCACCGTGGCTACTACCTGGCTTCCGACCCGCAGAAGGCCGAGCGTGCGGTGGTCCAGGCCTTCAGCAATTGGGTCAAGACCCAGCTGCAGTCATCTCATCAAACCTGGCAGGACACCCTCTAA
- a CDS encoding 5-guanidino-2-oxopentanoate decarboxylase, with the protein MTRCAEALVQLLEGYGVETVFGIPGVHTVELYRGLHGSRLQHISPRHEQGAGFMADGYARASGKPGVCFIITGPGMTNIITAMGQAYADSVPMLVISTCNRREHLRLGHGHLHELPDQRALVAGVCAFSHTLQHPSQLPEVLARAFALFGCTRPRPVHIEIPLDVLEMSADDLDLRPRSLPAAPAPALESIDAAVALISKAKRPLILAGGGARRASEVLTALAERLQAPVALTTNARGLLCAEHPLLLDGVLSSAHGRELIAEADAVLAVGTELGETDYDFFGLGPVAFKAPLIRLDIDPLQILGVQVATVGLLGDAEQGLLALLERLPQRQADSAWAGERVSRVNAIERAGWSAKQSRMQALLDTVRDHLPQPLIVGDSTQPVYQGALGYRAPTPNSWFNAGSGYGTLGYGLPAAIGAKLAQPLRPVVALVGDGGLQFSSAELIAAKEAGVGVILLLWNNSSYAEIRDYMNAKAVPLLGVDILTPDFAALAQSCHVSHHRVSNLHGLRELLGQLDNINQPVMVEVDAATFLAD; encoded by the coding sequence ATGACCCGTTGTGCCGAGGCGCTCGTTCAGTTGCTGGAAGGCTATGGCGTTGAAACCGTCTTCGGCATTCCCGGCGTGCACACCGTCGAGTTGTACCGTGGCCTGCACGGCAGTCGCCTGCAGCACATCAGCCCGCGCCACGAGCAGGGCGCCGGGTTCATGGCCGACGGTTATGCCCGTGCCAGTGGCAAGCCCGGGGTGTGCTTCATCATCACCGGTCCCGGCATGACCAACATCATCACCGCCATGGGCCAAGCCTATGCCGACTCGGTGCCGATGCTGGTGATCTCCACCTGCAACCGTCGCGAACACCTGCGCCTGGGCCATGGTCACCTGCATGAACTGCCGGATCAGCGCGCGCTGGTCGCCGGGGTCTGCGCTTTCAGTCATACATTGCAGCACCCGTCGCAATTGCCGGAAGTGCTGGCGCGGGCTTTTGCCTTGTTTGGCTGCACGCGGCCACGGCCGGTGCACATCGAGATTCCACTGGATGTGCTGGAGATGTCCGCCGACGATCTGGACCTGCGCCCGCGTTCGTTGCCGGCCGCGCCAGCCCCGGCGCTGGAAAGCATTGACGCGGCGGTTGCGCTGATCAGCAAGGCGAAGCGTCCGTTGATTCTGGCCGGTGGTGGTGCGCGCCGGGCCTCTGAAGTCCTGACCGCACTTGCCGAACGCTTGCAGGCACCGGTGGCGCTGACCACCAATGCCCGTGGTTTGCTGTGCGCCGAACATCCGTTGCTGCTCGATGGCGTGCTGTCGTCGGCCCATGGTCGTGAACTGATCGCCGAGGCTGATGCAGTGCTGGCGGTCGGCACCGAACTGGGTGAAACCGACTACGACTTTTTCGGCCTCGGCCCGGTGGCGTTCAAGGCGCCGCTGATTCGTCTGGACATCGACCCGCTGCAAATCCTCGGCGTACAAGTGGCCACGGTCGGTTTGCTGGGTGATGCCGAACAGGGCTTGCTCGCGCTGTTGGAGCGCCTGCCGCAACGCCAGGCCGATTCGGCCTGGGCAGGTGAGCGGGTGAGCCGGGTCAACGCCATCGAACGTGCTGGCTGGAGCGCGAAACAGAGCCGTATGCAAGCGTTGCTCGATACGGTCCGTGATCACCTGCCGCAGCCACTGATTGTCGGCGATTCGACTCAACCGGTGTATCAGGGCGCCCTCGGCTACCGCGCGCCAACTCCCAACAGCTGGTTCAACGCCGGCAGCGGTTACGGCACCCTCGGCTACGGTTTGCCCGCCGCCATCGGCGCCAAGCTCGCCCAGCCATTGCGCCCGGTGGTGGCGTTGGTCGGCGACGGTGGCTTGCAGTTTTCCAGCGCCGAACTGATCGCCGCCAAAGAGGCCGGCGTAGGCGTGATCCTGCTGCTGTGGAACAACAGCAGCTACGCGGAAATCCGCGACTACATGAACGCCAAGGCGGTGCCGTTGCTGGGGGTGGACATCCTCACGCCGGACTTCGCCGCGCTCGCGCAAAGCTGCCACGTCAGCCATCACCGGGTGAGCAATCTGCATGGCTTGCGCGAGCTGTTGGGGCAACTCGACAACATCAACCAACCGGTCATGGTCGAGGTCGACGCCGCGACGTTTCTGGCTGACTAA
- a CDS encoding amidohydrolase, with product MAESDNFSSTHSVQGTYADLILVNGRIYTQDPANPWAEAVAIRDGKLIGVAGLSQIEMFKGPITRVHDLQGAFCMPGLHDMHTHPDLALAPRYADDLDVGIEDPTPEQLRESILAYADSHPGDGWIYGQYWVRYTFREAGLTPGRAWLDSVMPDRPVALLDRMWGTMMVNSKALELAGIDGNTSDPRNGYFERDELTGEPTGLMIDGAYAMIHAAMPPTPVSVLRRAYRDGVHFQSSRGVTASKYVHVCEQRLQALKELDDSGELTVRIEAAISWQDDIFPVRRRWELLAGERHYYRSARLSANAVKFHFDGTVEPKSSYLLTPWPQEKSWRGKLNLTPEHITDMVVDMDRKGIRVIAHCTGDGASDVFLDAVAEARRRNGFSGVRHQCAHSTLLHPGNLPRFKELNVIAEFSPAAWYPTPFASGARSGYGQERLKRIYDFKGVLAAGGTAVMGTDWPVASIDPWLALETMITRQNPWNDDPACFGDPISLEQALTVITSNGAIAMGLEHSTGSLQVGKAADLIVIDRDLFAEPARNYIHKTQVLLTFVEGQLVYDRHSTLEAVGLKAVWQGEPPVLEGKAE from the coding sequence ATGGCTGAGTCCGATAACTTTTCCTCTACCCATTCCGTGCAGGGGACCTATGCCGACCTGATCCTCGTCAACGGTCGCATCTACACCCAGGACCCTGCCAACCCATGGGCCGAAGCGGTGGCGATTCGCGATGGCAAGTTGATCGGTGTCGCCGGGCTCAGCCAGATCGAAATGTTCAAGGGCCCAATCACCCGTGTGCATGACCTGCAAGGCGCGTTCTGCATGCCCGGCCTGCACGACATGCACACCCACCCCGACCTCGCGCTGGCGCCGCGCTACGCCGATGACCTCGACGTCGGCATCGAAGACCCAACCCCGGAACAGCTGCGCGAAAGCATTCTTGCCTACGCCGACAGCCATCCCGGCGACGGCTGGATCTACGGCCAGTACTGGGTGCGCTACACCTTCCGCGAAGCCGGCCTGACCCCGGGCCGGGCCTGGCTCGACAGCGTCATGCCGGACCGCCCGGTGGCGTTGCTCGACCGCATGTGGGGCACCATGATGGTCAACTCCAAGGCCCTGGAACTGGCCGGCATCGATGGCAACACGTCCGACCCGCGCAACGGCTATTTCGAGCGTGACGAGCTGACCGGCGAACCCACCGGCCTGATGATCGACGGCGCCTACGCGATGATCCACGCCGCCATGCCGCCGACCCCGGTCAGCGTGCTGCGCCGCGCCTACCGCGATGGCGTGCACTTTCAGAGTTCCCGTGGCGTCACGGCGAGCAAGTACGTGCACGTCTGCGAACAGCGCTTGCAGGCCCTCAAGGAGCTGGACGACAGCGGCGAACTGACCGTGCGCATCGAGGCGGCGATCAGTTGGCAGGACGACATTTTCCCGGTGCGTCGCCGCTGGGAACTGCTGGCCGGCGAACGTCACTACTACCGCAGCGCACGCCTGAGCGCCAACGCGGTGAAGTTCCATTTCGACGGTACCGTGGAGCCGAAGTCTTCGTATCTGCTGACCCCTTGGCCGCAAGAAAAAAGCTGGCGCGGCAAGCTCAACCTGACCCCGGAACACATTACCGACATGGTGGTGGACATGGACCGCAAGGGCATCCGCGTGATCGCCCACTGCACCGGCGACGGCGCCTCCGACGTGTTCCTCGATGCCGTGGCCGAGGCCCGCCGTCGCAACGGTTTCAGCGGCGTACGCCACCAGTGCGCCCACAGCACCTTGCTGCACCCCGGCAACCTGCCGCGCTTCAAGGAACTGAATGTCATCGCCGAGTTTTCCCCGGCCGCCTGGTACCCGACACCGTTCGCCAGCGGAGCGCGCTCCGGTTACGGCCAGGAACGACTCAAGCGTATCTACGATTTCAAAGGCGTGCTCGCCGCCGGTGGCACAGCGGTGATGGGCACCGACTGGCCGGTGGCGTCCATCGACCCGTGGCTGGCGCTGGAAACCATGATCACCCGGCAGAACCCGTGGAACGACGACCCGGCCTGCTTCGGTGACCCGATCAGCCTCGAACAGGCACTGACCGTGATCACCAGCAACGGTGCGATCGCCATGGGCCTGGAACACAGCACCGGCAGCCTGCAGGTGGGCAAGGCGGCGGACCTGATCGTGATCGACCGTGACCTGTTCGCCGAGCCAGCGCGCAATTACATCCACAAGACGCAGGTGCTGCTGACCTTCGTTGAAGGGCAACTGGTCTACGACCGCCATTCGACGCTCGAAGCTGTCGGCCTCAAGGCCGTGTGGCAGGGCGAACCACCGGTGCTGGAGGGCAAGGCAGAATGA